ATTTATACAGAATCTGATACAGGAAGTAAGGTATAAGATTACTTGGCCTCCCTACCATAGGTTGCAAAATAGTGCGGTGCTTGTACTTGTAGCCTCCTTTATATTTGCGCTTCTTATTGGGCTCATGGATTGGTCTTTAAAAAAAGCTTTTGTCTGGTTTTATAATGCTTTTTAAACAATGGACCTCTTTCATAGCCTATTTGTGATGCGCAATTTTTGGGAGCAGCGTAGTCGCGAACCGGAGAATGCTACATGTATTTGAGGAGTATAGATCAGCTTCGGCACCAAAATTGCCATTAGAAATAGATTATGAAAGGGATCAAATGGACGAGTTGAATGAATGCGTTAGAATGGTATGTGCTTAAAGTAGTTGCTAAGCAAGAAGAAAAAATAAAGGCTAATCTGCACGCAGAGCTTGTAAAAAATAATTTACAGTCTGTTGTTGGTGAGCTATTCATACCTTATGAAAAGGTATATGAAATACGTGCTGGGAAAAAATATGTAAAAAATAGACATTTGTTTCCTGGATATATTTTCTTGCAAGCAGATTTATCCAATGGGCTTCTGGTACAGTTGCTAAAAAGTATAACAGGTGCTTTAGGTTTCTTAGGGGTTAGAGGGTGGCGTGGTACACCTGTTCCATTGAATCAGGCGGAAGTAGACCGTATTATAGGTAAAACCAAGAATCTTGAGCCTAGCGATCTAAAGTTGCATGCTATTTTTGCGCTAGGGGAGGTAGTTGAAATCATAGATGGCCCTTTTTCCGGTTTTTCCGGCAAGGTGCAAGAGATTTTTGAAGAAAAGAAAACGCTCAATGTGGTGGTTAAAATTTTTGATGAGCGGAGTACGCCTGTAGAGTTAAGTTACACGCAGGTTAAAAAGACTTTTTAATAGACTATGTTGGCAATGCGCCTTCTGTTGGTCATTTGTACGTTGATCCGGTGCTTATATCCTCACGTATAGCGCTTACGTTATGGTTTTGTGCATCGTTTTGTCTGCAAGTCCTTCCGCATAAGCGCGTTGCGCAAGCAATCTAGTCGCGGGGGGCGCATCTGCGCCAATGATTTTTATAAAATGCATATAGTTATGTCTAAGCCAGTTTTAGGTTATGTAAGGTTACGGGTTAAGGGCGGTTCAGCCAATCCATCTCCACCAGTAGGTCCAGCATTGGGTAGTAAGGGTATCAATATCATGGAGTTCTGTAAGCAGTTTAATGCTAGAACAAAGGATCAACAAGGAGAAATTGTACCGGTCATCATTACCGTTTATCAAGATAAGTCTTTTGACTTCATTATTAAAACATCCCCTGCTGTTGTTTCTATTATGAAACTTGCGGGCATCACAAAAGGTTCCCCTGAATCCAATAGGCGTAAGGTGGCCACGATTAACTGGGAGCAGATTAAGCAAATTGCAATGGATAAACTTCCAGATTTAAATACCTTAAATGTAGATGCCGCCATGCGCATGATCGCTGGAACAGCAAGAAGTATGGGTGTTACGATACAAGGTGCTGCCCCTTGGGTTAAATAAAAGATAGGAAAATGGCCATTCAAAAAAGAGATAAACGTACGGTTGCTTCCAAAGAAGCCTATAATTTAAACGAGGCTGTTCAGCTGGTGCAAAAAAATACTTTTACAAAGTTTGATGCCTCCATGGATGTTGCCGTTCGTTTGGGTGTGGATCCTAAAAAATCTGATCAAATGGTCAGAGGAACGGTATTGCTGCCACATGGAACGGGTAAATCTTGCAGAATTTTAGTGCTCTGTACAGCTGATAAAGAGCAGGAAGCCAAACAGGCTGGCGCTGACTATGTAGGGTTAGATGACTATATAGAAAAGATAGCCGCGGGGTGGACGGATGTAGATGTGATTATTACTATGCCAACCGTTATGATTAAACTGGGCAAGTTGGGTAAAATATTAGGCCCGCGTGGTCTAATGCCTAATCCTAAAGTTGGTACCGTAACCATGGATGTGGCTAAGATGGTCCAAGAGGTTAAGAGCGGAAAGGTCAGCTTTAAGGTGGATAAGTATGGCATTGTACATAGTAGTGTAGGTCGTGTATCTTTCTCCCAAGAAAAGATCGTCGAGAATGTGATGGAGCTGTTACGAGCAATTGTTAAGTTAAAGCCTGCTTCCTCAAAAGGGCTTTATGTAAATAGTATTAGCCTTTCTAGCACGATGAGTAGAGGCGTTTTCGTAGATAGGAGCATTGCCGTTGGGCTTTAGAAAAATGAAACGAGAAGAAAAATTACAGGTTATTGAAGGTCTAGTGGAAAAATTTTCCACTTTTGACTGTTTTTATGTGATAAACGCTATGGGTCTCACCGTGGAGCAGGTAAACAAGTTTAGAAAAAATTGTGCGGACCAAAATATAGTTTATCAAGTAGCTAAGAATACATTGATCCAGAAGGCGCTGGAACGATCTGAAAAATGTGCCGCCTATGCGGGCACTTTTTCAAGTGTACTGAAAGGGTTTTCTGGTATTTTGTTTAGCCGTGACAGTGGGCGTGCTCCCGGAAAAATGTTAAAAGCTTTTTTGGAAGCTGAAAAATTAAGTTTTCCGGTGTTGAAAGGTGCGGCTATTCATGGTGATCTATTTATTGGCGCGACACACTTAGATGCATTGAGTAACCTAAAATCCAAAGAGGAGATTTTGGGCGATATCATGGCGCTTTTGAAAGCACCTATCTTAAATGTTGTGGCAGCGATTCAATCTGGAGAAAGACGTTTAATGGGCGTAGTAGAAACTTTATCGAAAGCATCCGCTTAACAAGCGTACTACTTTCGTAGCCCGCTTATGCGGAGGAGCTTGTAGGCGACACGGCGCATAAAACGCAGCCTACGAGCTATACGTGGGGGTGTAACACCGGATCAACGTGCAAATGACCAGTAGCGTCTCGAAAGACGTCTAAGGAGCGTTACTGTATTTTTATATCTATCTAAATTGTATAAACCTTTATAAATTATGGCCGAGTTAAAAGTTTTAGCCGAACAACTTATTAAGTTAACGATTAAAGAGGCAAACGAGCTATCTGATATTTTGAAAAATGACTATGGTATTGAGCCTGCTGCTGCCGCTCCTATGATGATGGCAGCAGGTCCTGCTGCTACAGTTGAAGCAGCACCAGCAAAAACAACCTTTGATGTGGTTGTAAAATCAGGAGGTGCTGCTAAGCTAGCAGTGGTTAAATTGGTAAAAGAAATCACAGGGTTGACTCTGAAAGAAGCGAAGGAGTTTGTGGATGGTGTGCCAGGTACGATGAAGGAAAACCTTCCTAAGGAAGAAGCAGAGACGATAAAAAGAAAGTTAGAAGAGGCTGGTGCAGAGGTTGAGTTAAAGTAACCTGGTCACACCTTTGTGAAGAAAAAACCATCTAGTAAACAAAATTGCCATATGCCTTCTGCTGATACCCCTGCAAACTATACTGATTTGCTTGAAATCCAGTTAAAGTCGTTTAGGGACTTTTTTCAACTGGGTGTTAGTCCAGAGAATAGAATCAATGAAGGGCTCTATAAGGTTTTTATGGAGCATTTTCCTATTGAAGACGCTAAGCGGAACTATATCCTGGAGTTTATTGATTACAATTTAGAGCTTCCCCAATATACGCCTCGGGAATGTATTGAGCGTGGGTTGACCTATGATGTTCCTTTGAAAGCAAAATTACGCTTATTGCAAAATGATGAGCATACTGGAAAGTATGAAGGTGTGGAACAAGAGGTTTTTTTGGGTAATGTACCCTATATGACCGATCAGGGTTCCTTTATTTTAAGTGGTGTGGAGCGTGTAGTGGTTTCTCAGGTGCATAAGTCTTCTGGTATTTTCTTTTTTCAGAATAAACACATTAGTGGGTCAAATGTTTACGCTGCTAAAGTGGTGCCTGCCAAGGGGGTTTGGATTGAATTTTCGGTTGACATCAATTCGGTGATGTATATCTACCTAGATAGGAAAAAGAAGATTCCCATTACCACCATGTTGCGTGCCATTGGTTATAGTAGCGATAAAGATATTTTAGATATCTTTGGCCTTGCCGATGAGGTAAAGGCCACTAGAGCCGTGCTGGAAAAACAGATGGGTCGTAAGTTGGCTGCTCGGGTTTTAAAAAGCTGTGAGGAGTGTTATGTGGATGAAGAAACTGGTGAAGAATATCTACGTACCACCCATCAAGTCCTTGTAGAGCGCAATACGGTATTGGATGAAGCCGTTATAGAGGTGATCTTATCTGCTGAAGTTGCTTCTATTATTTTGCATAAATCAGAAGCAGTATATGCGGATTACCACCTGGTTTATAATTCCTTTGGGAAAGATACGACCAATGATACCAAGGAGGCCATAGAGCAAATTTACCGTCAGTTGCGTAATGCGGAGGCACCGGATGAGCAAACTGCGCGTGAAGTAGTAGAAAGCCTTTTTTTTAGCAGTAAGCGGTACACCCTGGGTGAGGTAGGTCGTTATAGGATCAATAAAAAATTAAACCTGGACATTCCAATCAAGACTTGTGTCTTGACACAAGAAGATATTGTACAAATTATTCATTACCTCATCAAAGTGGTCAATGGTAAAGCAGAAGTAGATGATATTGATCACTTAAGCAATCGCCGGGTTCGTTCGGTTGGCGAGCAACTTTTTACCCAATTTGGCGTAGGATTCTCTCGGTTGGCTAGAACCATTCGGGAACGCATTAATATTAGAGACAATGAGCTGTTTAAGCCAGCAGATCTTATTAACGCACGTACCCTTTCTTCTGTCATCAATTCTTTCTTTGGCATTAATCCACTGTCTCAGTTGATTGATCAAGTCAATCCACTCGCAGAGATTACCCATAAGCGCCGTGTATCTGCGTTAGGACCTGGGGGACTTTCTAGGGACCGGGCCGGTTTTGAGGTCCGTGACGTGCACTATTCCCATTATGGCAGGCTGTGTACCATTGAAACACCAGAGGGTATGAACATTGGTTTGATTTCCTCTCTCTGCATGTATGCACGTGTCAACAGTATGGGTTTTATTGAAACACCTTATCGCCGGGTAGCGGATGGTAAAGTAGATCTAAGCGGTGACATCTGTTACCTTAATGCAGCAGAAGAAGAGCATGGCAATTTTGCTCCGGCTAATATAAGGATGGATCGAGATGGCGTTATGCTAGATAACCGTGTAAAGGTCCGCAATGGAGATGAATATCCGTTGGTAAAACCAGAGCAGGTTAATTATATGGATGTTTCCAGTAGCCAGATTGCTTCAGTGGCTGCTTCTTTGATTCCATTTTTGGAGCACAATGACGCCAGTCGTGCATTGATGGGTTCTAACATGCAACGTCAGGCCGTTCCTTTGATTCGCCCAGATGTACCCATTGTATGCACCGGTGTAGAAAAAAGAGTAGCAAAAGAGTTTAGGGGTTTGCCTACTGCAGAAGGTAGTGGTATGGTTACTTATGTAGATAGTAGAAAAGTTGTGGTGGAATATGACCGCTCAGCAGAAGAAGCGCTCGTTGCATTTGATGAAGCTTCGGTGACCTATTCCATGGATAAGTTTAGAGGTACCAATCGAAGTACTTGCATTAACTTATCGCCCATTGTTGCTAAAGGAAGTCGGGTAGAAAAAGGTCAGGTGCTCTGTGAAGGTTATGCGACTAAAAATGCCGAGTTGGCATTAGGTAAGAATTTAAAAGTAGCCTTCTTGTCTTGGAAGGGA
The nucleotide sequence above comes from Cardinium endosymbiont of Sogatella furcifera. Encoded proteins:
- the rplA gene encoding 50S ribosomal protein L1, with the protein product MAIQKRDKRTVASKEAYNLNEAVQLVQKNTFTKFDASMDVAVRLGVDPKKSDQMVRGTVLLPHGTGKSCRILVLCTADKEQEAKQAGADYVGLDDYIEKIAAGWTDVDVIITMPTVMIKLGKLGKILGPRGLMPNPKVGTVTMDVAKMVQEVKSGKVSFKVDKYGIVHSSVGRVSFSQEKIVENVMELLRAIVKLKPASSKGLYVNSISLSSTMSRGVFVDRSIAVGL
- the rplL gene encoding 50S ribosomal protein L7/L12, producing the protein MAELKVLAEQLIKLTIKEANELSDILKNDYGIEPAAAAPMMMAAGPAATVEAAPAKTTFDVVVKSGGAAKLAVVKLVKEITGLTLKEAKEFVDGVPGTMKENLPKEEAETIKRKLEEAGAEVELK
- the secE gene encoding preprotein translocase subunit SecE yields the protein MSKAKIFIQNLIQEVRYKITWPPYHRLQNSAVLVLVASFIFALLIGLMDWSLKKAFVWFYNAF
- the rplJ gene encoding 50S ribosomal protein L10, with the translated sequence MKREEKLQVIEGLVEKFSTFDCFYVINAMGLTVEQVNKFRKNCADQNIVYQVAKNTLIQKALERSEKCAAYAGTFSSVLKGFSGILFSRDSGRAPGKMLKAFLEAEKLSFPVLKGAAIHGDLFIGATHLDALSNLKSKEEILGDIMALLKAPILNVVAAIQSGERRLMGVVETLSKASA
- the rpoB gene encoding DNA-directed RNA polymerase subunit beta, encoding MPSADTPANYTDLLEIQLKSFRDFFQLGVSPENRINEGLYKVFMEHFPIEDAKRNYILEFIDYNLELPQYTPRECIERGLTYDVPLKAKLRLLQNDEHTGKYEGVEQEVFLGNVPYMTDQGSFILSGVERVVVSQVHKSSGIFFFQNKHISGSNVYAAKVVPAKGVWIEFSVDINSVMYIYLDRKKKIPITTMLRAIGYSSDKDILDIFGLADEVKATRAVLEKQMGRKLAARVLKSCEECYVDEETGEEYLRTTHQVLVERNTVLDEAVIEVILSAEVASIILHKSEAVYADYHLVYNSFGKDTTNDTKEAIEQIYRQLRNAEAPDEQTAREVVESLFFSSKRYTLGEVGRYRINKKLNLDIPIKTCVLTQEDIVQIIHYLIKVVNGKAEVDDIDHLSNRRVRSVGEQLFTQFGVGFSRLARTIRERINIRDNELFKPADLINARTLSSVINSFFGINPLSQLIDQVNPLAEITHKRRVSALGPGGLSRDRAGFEVRDVHYSHYGRLCTIETPEGMNIGLISSLCMYARVNSMGFIETPYRRVADGKVDLSGDICYLNAAEEEHGNFAPANIRMDRDGVMLDNRVKVRNGDEYPLVKPEQVNYMDVSSSQIASVAASLIPFLEHNDASRALMGSNMQRQAVPLIRPDVPIVCTGVEKRVAKEFRGLPTAEGSGMVTYVDSRKVVVEYDRSAEEALVAFDEASVTYSMDKFRGTNRSTCINLSPIVAKGSRVEKGQVLCEGYATKNAELALGKNLKVAFLSWKGYTFEDGIVISERIVRDDVFTSIHIKEFILEVKDTKFGAEELTNEIPNVSEEAIAKLDLDGIVKVGTEVKEGDILIGKITPKGEIDVTPEARLLKAIFGDKAGDVKNTSLRVPSGMEGIVIDTKIFSSPERSKESKEKIKKELELLKRAHTKHLLKLRDIAIKKLSIVLDDIVTSGIYHQFGDEIIAEGTKLTSLLIAEKLFPSKNIYRDESLYNVPAEANLLGDLVWSNWTADPSKNELVQRIASNYVKKCVASIVRFKRDRFTLEAGDGLPKGVVKVAKVYIAEKRKLKVGDKMSGRHGNKGIVCKIVPQEDMPFLADGTPVDVVLSPLGLPSRMNLGQLYETVLGWAGDQLGKRYINPIFEGMSLDQISSELDQAGLPTFGKTTVYDGGTGMPFSQKVTVGVVYLLKLAHLVDDKMHARSTGPYSLITQQPLGGKAQFGGQRFGEMEVWALEAYGAAYTLQEMLNTKSDDVVGRSKAYEAIVKGNNIPKPNLSESFNVLIHELRGLGLEITLV
- the rplK gene encoding 50S ribosomal protein L11; translation: MSKPVLGYVRLRVKGGSANPSPPVGPALGSKGINIMEFCKQFNARTKDQQGEIVPVIITVYQDKSFDFIIKTSPAVVSIMKLAGITKGSPESNRRKVATINWEQIKQIAMDKLPDLNTLNVDAAMRMIAGTARSMGVTIQGAAPWVK
- the nusG gene encoding transcription termination/antitermination protein NusG, which encodes MNALEWYVLKVVAKQEEKIKANLHAELVKNNLQSVVGELFIPYEKVYEIRAGKKYVKNRHLFPGYIFLQADLSNGLLVQLLKSITGALGFLGVRGWRGTPVPLNQAEVDRIIGKTKNLEPSDLKLHAIFALGEVVEIIDGPFSGFSGKVQEIFEEKKTLNVVVKIFDERSTPVELSYTQVKKTF